In Mucilaginibacter celer, one DNA window encodes the following:
- a CDS encoding IS110 family transposase has translation MAKILKQVAGIDVAQKELVVSLGRMDDSIEPDIYAFKTFANKPSGFSALEVWIKKHTDKQVKVRFVMEATGVYHEKLAYHLSGLGYEVSIVLPNKINNYAKSLETKTVTDKTASQAICQFGLEKKISLWQPPKKIFRDLKQLTRERNQIIAERTVAKNQLHAENAEAFPNERSIARLHQRIRLFNEQEKEIKADLAEIIKKDKELVEKINNISTIPGVGKLTAIITMAETNGFNLIKSKKQIESYAGFDVKEKQSGSSVKGKSKISKRGNRHLRKAMYMPALAAIRHDDRFKAVFIRLVSKHGIKMKAAVAVQRKLLGLIYIVWKTDIKYDPKFLNKVTENEKVVINS, from the coding sequence ATGGCAAAAATTTTAAAACAGGTAGCAGGCATTGATGTAGCTCAAAAAGAGTTGGTAGTTTCTCTTGGACGTATGGATGATTCTATTGAACCAGATATCTATGCTTTCAAAACATTTGCCAATAAACCATCTGGGTTTTCTGCTTTAGAAGTATGGATAAAGAAACATACGGATAAACAGGTAAAGGTCCGGTTTGTAATGGAAGCAACGGGCGTTTATCACGAAAAATTAGCGTATCATCTTTCAGGCCTGGGCTATGAAGTAAGTATTGTACTTCCTAATAAGATCAACAATTATGCTAAGTCACTCGAAACAAAAACGGTCACCGACAAAACAGCATCACAGGCTATCTGCCAGTTTGGACTGGAAAAGAAGATTAGTTTATGGCAACCACCAAAAAAAATATTCAGAGACCTTAAACAATTGACACGCGAAAGGAATCAGATAATCGCAGAACGTACGGTAGCTAAAAATCAACTGCATGCAGAAAATGCAGAAGCGTTTCCCAACGAAAGAAGCATAGCCAGGCTACACCAACGCATCCGGTTATTCAATGAACAGGAAAAGGAAATTAAAGCAGACCTCGCTGAAATAATCAAAAAGGATAAGGAATTGGTTGAAAAGATAAACAATATCAGCACAATACCAGGGGTTGGGAAGCTTACAGCCATAATTACCATGGCAGAAACCAATGGCTTTAACCTGATTAAAAGTAAAAAGCAAATCGAAAGCTATGCGGGATTTGATGTAAAGGAAAAGCAATCCGGCTCATCGGTAAAAGGAAAATCCAAAATATCAAAAAGAGGGAACAGGCACTTACGTAAAGCCATGTATATGCCGGCATTAGCAGCCATCAGGCATGACGATCGGTTTAAAGCTGTATTTATTCGGCTGGTAAGTAAACACGGTATTAAGATGAAGGCAGCTGTTGCGGTACAAAGAAAGCTACTGGGGCTCATCTATATCGTTTGGAAAACTGATATTAAATATGATCCCAAATTCCTGAACAAAGTAACAGAGAACGAAAAAGTAGTTATAAATAGTTAG
- a CDS encoding porin family protein yields MKKYLLSALILIAASISAKAQFSLGVKGGVNFSKIKFDGASDKNLTGYQAGLFARVGNDLYFQPELYLSGTGGKFESNQNNTAFEGKVRFTNLNVPLLIGKSFGEKDLNFRIMAGPIYTYTLDQSTSLGNNISNAADNFNKSNFGFQAGAGVDIGSITADLRYEGGLTKVSDSFAKRQNLWALSVGFKIF; encoded by the coding sequence ATGAAAAAGTATCTATTAAGTGCGCTGATACTGATAGCAGCAAGCATCAGCGCGAAAGCACAGTTCTCATTAGGTGTTAAAGGTGGTGTCAATTTTTCAAAGATCAAATTTGACGGTGCCAGCGACAAAAATCTAACCGGCTACCAGGCGGGTTTATTTGCACGCGTGGGTAACGACCTTTATTTTCAGCCCGAGCTTTACCTGAGCGGTACCGGCGGCAAATTTGAATCGAACCAAAACAATACCGCTTTTGAAGGTAAAGTACGGTTCACTAACCTGAACGTTCCGTTATTAATCGGTAAATCATTTGGCGAGAAAGATTTGAACTTCCGTATTATGGCAGGCCCTATTTATACCTACACGCTTGATCAGAGTACAAGCCTGGGCAATAACATCAGTAATGCCGCCGACAATTTTAACAAAAGCAATTTCGGTTTCCAGGCCGGTGCCGGTGTTGATATCGGCTCCATCACTGCCGATTTACGTTACGAAGGAGGTTTGACTAAAGTAAGCGACAGCTTCGCCAAACGCCAAAACCTTTGGGCTTTGAGCGTAGGCTTTAAAATTTTCTAA